A single genomic interval of Oreochromis aureus strain Israel breed Guangdong linkage group 12, ZZ_aureus, whole genome shotgun sequence harbors:
- the c12h9orf116 gene encoding UPF0691 protein C9orf116 homolog produces the protein MEEQRVQTCDFYRTDPDLPHRFNNPDCFHGYEQVKSHPLYRTSNQTYGSKKPTVHEIQTCFTATSRQFSEVMLHSGMFRHHGFNTSVDRSRVMVSTETQHRRANFHYLYHYGNQRSKNDGSSK, from the exons ATGGAGGAGCAGAGAGTTCAGACCTGCGACTTTTACAGGACGGATCCAGACCTGCCGCACCGATTCAACAACCCAGACTGTTTCCATGGTTACGA gcAGGTGAAAAGTCACCCGTTATATCGAACATCAAACCAAACATACGGCAGCAAGAAGCCGACTGTTCATGAAATACAG ACTTGCTTTACAGCGACATCCCGTCAGTTTTCGGAGGTAATGCTGCACAGTGGGATGTTTCGCCATCATGGTTTTAACACGTCTGTAGACAGGAGCAGAGTGATGGTTTCCACGGAAACCCAGCACAGGAGAGCCAACTTCCATTACTTGTATCACTATGGAAACCAGAGGAGCAAGAATGATGGAAGCAGCAAGTAA